The window TTTGGCGAAAGGCTTGCGGATTAACGACATTGATCCGGGCCTGCACTTGCTTGTCATCGTTATATCCTAATACCGCCGGCACAGCCAGGATTTTGTCAGCCGCCGTCACGCCGTCGATGCGTTTGATCTCGGCCAGCTTGTCATCGACATTGGTGATGTACTCGCCGGGCTTTTTGACATCAATATAGGCCTCGCCGACCATTAAATTCTTGATCTGCGATTCAATCGCCGAGGTGACGCCAGCTAGTAGCGACGATATGAAGGCTAGATTAATGAATGCCACCGCCACCAGCAGCGTCGTTAGGCCCAGTGTCCACTTGCGGCCGCGCACGATGTACTGCCGCATCAACCGCCAGCCTAGCAAGAACTCGCGCCACAGATTGTTCTTGGGCTGGCGCGGCGTTTGCGTTTCCTGCGTTTTGCGAGTCTGGATCATAGTAGTCTCCCGGCTGCAGGCCGACGCTCGCCTTTTAGTTTGCCGTTTTCAAACACGATTTGCCGCTTGGCGTAAGCTAATTCATCAGCTTCGTGCGAGATCATCACCAAGGTTATGCCACTGGCATTAATTTCCTTCAATGTTTCCATGATATTTGTTGAGGCAACCGTATCTAGGTTAGCCGTTGGCTCATCGGCAAAGATAATGTGCGGCTCATTGACCAGCGCCCGGGCGATCGCCACGCGCTGCTGTTCGCCGCCGGATAATTGCGATGGCAGGTGGCGCGCTCTGTCCTTCAAACCAACACGATCCAGTTCGTGCAAGGCTTTTTGTCGAGCAATCTTCGCCGAGCACCACATCAGCCGCGGCAACATGACGTTTTCTAGAGCGGTGAGTTCACGGATCAGGGCGTACTCTTGAAAAATATAGCCAACTTGGCGCAGGCGCAGTTCAATCCGCTGTTTTTCTGGCAGCTGAGTGATCTCTATCGCCGGTGTCTCGTCGCCCCTACTATCAAACCAAATCGTGCCGCTATCAGGGCGATCCAACATCGCCACCTGATGCATAAAGGTCGATTTGCCCGAACCGTTGCGCCCTGTGATCATCAGAAAATCACCGTGACGAATCGAAAAACTGACGTCCTTGAGCGCACGCGTGGCGCTATCACCCGAGCCGTACGTCTTGCTGAGATGCTCAATGGTAAGAATTTCGCGGGCCATAGTATCAGTATAGCGCGCGGTGGGGCGCCGCTTCAAGCCGAGATTCCGAAAAACCTACCGTAGTTTTGTTATCATTTCTACTTCGCGGGCCGTAAGACCATATTTTTCATAGAACGTTATAGCGCGCTGGTTGCCGCTTAGCACTTTTAGCCGCAAGGTATCGCAATTTTTACTCTGGAAATAGCACTTTATTTCGTCCAGCAAGGCTCGTCCGATACCGCTGCCGCGCTGCTCTGGCTCGACATAGAGCAGCCCGATCCAGCCGTCTTTTCGCGGTGCATGCACTGCATCGAAAACGGCGTCCTGACCAGGCTGATGATCAATAATCACACCTTGAATAAAGCCGACCACCTGGCCGTTCTCCTCGGCAACATACATCGCGCCGTCCATATCCTCACTATCGTCGATCATCCGCTGCATGTAGCCATGCGCGTCTCGCAGGTTAGCGAACGGCAGCGATTCCGCCGTGTTATCAACCTGCGCGAAATGCGCGTGTAATTTAATCGCTAGCTTGTCGATTGCGGCGCGGTCTTTGGGGTGGAAGGGGCGGATTGTCATAATGAAATCATACTATGGTGGAGTATCAATGGTAAAGCTCATGCTGTCGCTAAAAAGGCTTACCTAAATAGAACGATTTGATTTTTATTCTTTAGCAAAAATCAATTGTTGTATCATTGTACATAATTTTTTAATTGTTTTACTAGGGATGAATTTGACTTATTCCCAAAACTTATCTTCTTCGTCTTGTTGTTCTGCAAAAGTCCATACTTCCTGTATCTTGCCATCCTCTATTCTAAATAAATCAATACCGGGATCATTTAGTTTTTCACCTTCTTTTTCAGCTAAAGAAACGACACTGGCGGCCACAAAACAGTCATTACTTGCAGCCCAGTTTGTAATTACTCTAAATGTGCCATTACTTCTTTTGATAAATTCCCCTAAACGCTCTCCCAACGCCTGCTTTCCTTTAACAATTCCTGAAAGTGGGCCCCCTCCTCCCATGTGCCATACAATATCATCAGACATCGTTTCAAAAACTGCTTCAACATTTCCCTTTGATAATGCTTCTGTATAAGCATTAAATACTTTCATGACCTCATTTTTCATAGCTGTTCTCCTTTCTTTTTTGAGAAATGATTTTCTCTTACTGTCATTATACATTGCGACTCAGAAACTTTTACAAGGAAAACGGGCGATTATAATCTTATATCACC is drawn from Candidatus Saccharibacteria bacterium oral taxon 488 and contains these coding sequences:
- a CDS encoding ABC transporter ATP-binding protein, yielding MAREILTIEHLSKTYGSGDSATRALKDVSFSIRHGDFLMITGRNGSGKSTFMHQVAMLDRPDSGTIWFDSRGDETPAIEITQLPEKQRIELRLRQVGYIFQEYALIRELTALENVMLPRLMWCSAKIARQKALHELDRVGLKDRARHLPSQLSGGEQQRVAIARALVNEPHIIFADEPTANLDTVASTNIMETLKEINASGITLVMISHEADELAYAKRQIVFENGKLKGERRPAAGRLL
- a CDS encoding GNAT family N-acetyltransferase; translation: MTIRPFHPKDRAAIDKLAIKLHAHFAQVDNTAESLPFANLRDAHGYMQRMIDDSEDMDGAMYVAEENGQVVGFIQGVIIDHQPGQDAVFDAVHAPRKDGWIGLLYVEPEQRGSGIGRALLDEIKCYFQSKNCDTLRLKVLSGNQRAITFYEKYGLTAREVEMITKLR
- a CDS encoding nuclear transport factor 2 family protein is translated as MKNEVMKVFNAYTEALSKGNVEAVFETMSDDIVWHMGGGGPLSGIVKGKQALGERLGEFIKRSNGTFRVITNWAASNDCFVAASVVSLAEKEGEKLNDPGIDLFRIEDGKIQEVWTFAEQQDEEDKFWE